The following are from one region of the Ochotona princeps isolate mOchPri1 chromosome 4, mOchPri1.hap1, whole genome shotgun sequence genome:
- the THAP12 gene encoding 52 kDa repressor of the inhibitor of the protein kinase isoform X4, with protein sequence MPNFCAAPNCTRKSTQSDLAFFRFPRDPARCQKWVENCRRADLEDKTPDQLNKHYRLCAKHFETSMICRTSPYRTVLRDNAIPTIFDLTSHLNNPHSRHRKRIKELSEDEIRTLKQKKSLACSVHQP encoded by the exons ATGCCGAACTTCTGCGCTGCCCCTAACTGCACGCGGAAGAGCACGCAGTCCGACCTGGCCTTCTTCAGGTTCCCGCGGGATCCGGCCAG ATGTCAGAAGTGGGTGGAGAATTGTAGGAGAGCTGACTTAGAAGATAAAACACCTGATCAACTAAATAAACATTATCGATTGTGTGCCAAACACTTTGAGACCTCTATGATCTGTAGAACT AGTCCTTATAGAACGGTTCTTCGAGACAATGCAATACCAACAATATTTGATCTTACCAGTCATTTGAACAATCCTCACAGTAGACACAGAAAACGAATAAAAGAATTG AGCGAAGATGAAATCAGGacactgaaacagaaaaaaa
- the GVQW3 gene encoding protein GVQW3, translating to MIPLVSCHSRGPLASPSTRMSGRYLEQRLSIKFCVKLNKSASETHHLLQQAYGDEVMSRARVFDWHKRFKEGREDVRDDARSGRPVTHRTKENIQKVKDLVCSNRQLTVRMMAEELNLDKETVRLILKENLNMRKVSAKILSEILKDDPKPRELGMQSAFPKETRKHGSHVRKR from the coding sequence ATGATCCCTCTGGTTTCCTGTCACAGTCGTGGCCCGTTAGCGTCCCCGAGTACCAGAATGAGTGGTCGCTATTTGGAACAAAGGCTTAGTATAAAATTTTGCGTGAAGCTGAACAAGTCTGCAAGTGAGACCCACCATCTTCTGCAACAAGCTTACGGGGACGAAGTCATGTCCAGGGCTCGCGTTTTTGACTGGCACAAAAGATTTAAGGAAGGGCGGGAAGATGTTCGAGACGACGCCCGGAGTGGTCGTCCCGTCACCCACCGGACCAAGGAAAACATCCAGAAGGTCAAGGACTTGGTTTGTTCCAACAGGCAGTTAACCGTAAGGATGATGGCGGAAGAATTAAATTTAGACAAGGAAACGGTTAGACTCATCCTGAAAGAGAACTTGAACATGAGGAAAGTTTCTGCAAAAATTTTGTCAGAGATTTTAAAGGATGATCCTAAACCTCGCGAACTTGGCATGCAGTCTGCTTTTCCAAAGGAAACTCGAAAACATGGCTCACACGTGAGGAAAAGGTAG